The DNA segment GAAGCCTTGTGGCTTGTAAAATATCAAAACTCAGATGAAGTGACTCTTCTGGTTCTCCATCGCCGTAAGACAATCGAATCACATCACCGATCCCATCCAACAAACTTCCTCCGACATGAATGGAGGATTCATATAAAAGTTCTTCTTTGTCTTCTGAGTGATGGACAAGGACAATCGGGTAGTCGGATTCTCGTAATTGGTAAGCCAATTTTCTGACGGTTAAGAGGTCTCCATTTTTTACAGAAAAAAGAAGATTTTTTATCTTTCGTTTTTTCGATTCTTTTACAATTTTTTCTATTAAATGAATGTTTTCTGATTCTATACTCCATTCTACACTTCGTTTGTCTTTTGCATAACGAGTGACAAAATCCAGAAGATCTTCCCATGACTCTTCCGATTCTTGAAAGAATAAACTTGGATTAATGACCCACTTTTGGAAACGGTAAATGTCTTCTGCTAAACTATCATATTGATAAGTTAGTTCTTTCGAAAGTTCCACCGAAACTGGAAGCGGGAATGATCCTCGTTTGACGTTAGTTCCAAGGGAGATTAGATCCATTTCTGAATTGATTTTGAAATGAATGAGTTCAGGGATTCGACCGGACTTAGAACCTCTTTGGATGAGATGTAGAACCTCTTCTGCTGATTCCGATCCAAAAAAAGGAAAACATGTTTCAATGCGAACAGGAGAGTTGTCTCCAATTTTGGTTTCCCCAAAAGCCAATTCTTTGGAATAGAATCTTGAATATTGGAATGGATCACGAAATTCGGAATAAAGTATTTCCTTTTCTTTGAGTTGTGATTCTGAACCTGGATCGGATACGGAGGGGGTTTTGTTACTTTGATCGAAAAAATCGTTGTATTTTCGTACCAATTCTTTTGCCACAGGGATTTCATATATGGCATCTTCAGTAAGTGATACGCGGATGGTGTCACCAAGTCCATCTGCGAGTAAACTTCCAATTCCAATGGAAGATTTAATCCTTCCGTCTTTACCGTCGCCCGCTTCTGTCACACCCAAATGAAGGGGGTAGTCCATTCCCAAATCATAAAACCTGGAAACTAACATACGATAGGCTTGGATCATCACCTGTGGATTGGAAGCTTTCATGGATACAACAATGTCTCGATAAGAGTTTCTTTCCGCTATTCGTATAAATTCCAATGCAGATTCCACCATTCCGAGTGGAGTGTCACCAAACCGGTTCATAATGCGGTCAGAAAGACTCCCGTGGTTAGTCCCAATTCGCATAGCCACACCCAATTCTTTGGCGCGAAGGACAAGAGGAGTAAACACTTCTTCAATTCTTTCTAACTCTTCGTTGTAGTCTTTATCCGTATATTCAATGATTTCAAATTTTTTTTTGTCTGCAAAATTGCCAGGATTGATTCTAACTTTTTCCACCCACTCAACACATTTTAATGCCACTTGGGGTGTAAAATGAATGTCTGCAACCAAAGGAACTTT comes from the Leptospira bourretii genome and includes:
- the ispG gene encoding (E)-4-hydroxy-3-methylbut-2-enyl-diphosphate synthase gives rise to the protein MSTKYNESPFFYKRRPTREVMVGGVGIGGKNPIRIQSMITSNTRDTEASIKQISDLEKAGSEIVRLTVPSQADADNLPNIRKRMKELGLKVPLVADIHFTPQVALKCVEWVEKVRINPGNFADKKKFEIIEYTDKDYNEELERIEEVFTPLVLRAKELGVAMRIGTNHGSLSDRIMNRFGDTPLGMVESALEFIRIAERNSYRDIVVSMKASNPQVMIQAYRMLVSRFYDLGMDYPLHLGVTEAGDGKDGRIKSSIGIGSLLADGLGDTIRVSLTEDAIYEIPVAKELVRKYNDFFDQSNKTPSVSDPGSESQLKEKEILYSEFRDPFQYSRFYSKELAFGETKIGDNSPVRIETCFPFFGSESAEEVLHLIQRGSKSGRIPELIHFKINSEMDLISLGTNVKRGSFPLPVSVELSKELTYQYDSLAEDIYRFQKWVINPSLFFQESEESWEDLLDFVTRYAKDKRSVEWSIESENIHLIEKIVKESKKRKIKNLLFSVKNGDLLTVRKLAYQLRESDYPIVLVHHSEDKEELLYESSIHVGGSLLDGIGDVIRLSYGDGEPEESLHLSFDILQATRLRLTKTEYISCPSCGRTMFDLQSTTAMIKQKTGHLKGVKIAVMGCIVNGPGEMADADFGYVGAGIGKVHLYKGKEIVKKGVSETEAADLLIDLIRENGMWNDPE